The following coding sequences are from one Cenarchaeum symbiosum A window:
- a CDS encoding permease (COG0580): protein MPRPAAAFAAELAGTFGLVAAATGSIVLDAWTGHQLGIGFVAAAHFAALAVLVYLLARRSGAHLNPAVTAGLVAAGRMAPRMAPAYLAAQVSGAVLASLAVRYAAGPHVDIGMTVPGEYSMMTVFGAEALATAILVAVVLAAGVRPAVAGVAIGGTVALEVLLLGHISGASMNPARSLGPAVVSGVLHDLWLYIAAPSIGAISAGAASRAARRMRRRASA, encoded by the coding sequence GTGCCGCGCCCGGCGGCAGCGTTTGCGGCCGAGCTTGCCGGCACGTTCGGCCTTGTGGCCGCGGCCACGGGATCTATCGTGCTTGACGCCTGGACGGGGCACCAGCTGGGCATAGGATTTGTGGCGGCGGCCCACTTTGCGGCGCTCGCCGTGCTGGTCTATCTTCTGGCCCGGCGCTCGGGGGCGCACCTCAACCCCGCAGTTACGGCGGGCCTTGTGGCAGCAGGCCGGATGGCGCCGCGGATGGCGCCCGCATACCTTGCAGCCCAGGTATCCGGCGCCGTGCTGGCCAGCCTCGCTGTAAGATACGCGGCGGGGCCCCACGTGGATATCGGCATGACCGTTCCCGGGGAATACTCTATGATGACGGTCTTTGGCGCAGAGGCGCTGGCCACCGCCATCCTTGTGGCAGTGGTATTGGCGGCGGGCGTGCGGCCCGCTGTAGCGGGGGTTGCTATAGGCGGGACTGTCGCGCTCGAGGTTCTATTACTTGGGCATATCTCGGGCGCGTCGATGAACCCCGCGCGGTCTCTCGGGCCCGCCGTAGTCTCCGGGGTATTGCATGACCTGTGGCTGTACATTGCCGCTCCATCGATAGGCGCCATATCTGCAGGGGCCGCATCCCGGGCAGCCAGGCGCATGCGCCGCAGGGCATCTGCATGA
- a CDS encoding ABC-type branched-chain amino acid transport system, periplasmic component (COG0683) — protein MTAAGVAVGLSIGLAIGFSYSGTEDASPGQAMMAAGPSGTIDIGMALPASGDLSSRGYENGLGSKLAVVDFNEYLEEIGADWRFNLVIEDTQTDPIIALEKIQSLNSKGIKLVLGTETSAEIRNVKSYVDSNGMLLISPSSASPALAIKDNIFRLVPDDTQQGRVIATLAESRGISVIIPVYRGDVWGDGLYKSTRSSFEALGGTYDDGIRYSPESTVFSTEAHLLNEMLGGYLEDRPASEIGILLVGFEEAIHFFNSASSYEDLASVQWFGPAPLANNDILLEDPIAAGFIEDIGLISTQFAATENPTYDHVREEITKQIGRAPNTYAFSAYDSLWLIGLSILQVQSDDPERIKGVLHAVAKNYGGSLGPISLNEAGDLTDSNYALYTVRDGEWIVYGIYKAKTGEITT, from the coding sequence ATGACCGCGGCGGGGGTGGCCGTGGGCCTGTCCATCGGCCTCGCGATAGGATTTTCATATTCGGGAACAGAGGATGCATCCCCCGGGCAGGCCATGATGGCCGCGGGCCCGTCGGGAACAATAGACATAGGCATGGCGCTGCCCGCCTCGGGCGACCTCTCGTCGCGCGGGTACGAAAACGGCCTGGGCTCAAAGCTCGCGGTGGTGGACTTTAACGAATACCTTGAGGAGATAGGGGCCGACTGGAGGTTCAACCTGGTGATCGAGGATACGCAGACCGACCCGATAATAGCGCTTGAAAAGATCCAGTCGCTCAACTCCAAAGGGATAAAGCTCGTGCTCGGAACAGAGACCAGCGCCGAGATCCGCAACGTAAAGAGCTATGTGGATTCAAACGGCATGCTGCTCATATCCCCGTCTAGTGCATCGCCGGCGCTTGCCATAAAGGACAACATATTCCGGCTTGTCCCCGATGATACCCAGCAGGGCAGGGTGATAGCCACGCTGGCGGAATCGCGGGGGATCAGCGTGATCATCCCGGTGTACAGGGGCGACGTCTGGGGCGACGGGCTGTACAAGTCGACTAGGAGCTCGTTTGAGGCGCTGGGCGGCACGTACGACGACGGGATACGCTACTCCCCGGAGAGCACCGTCTTCTCGACAGAGGCGCACCTGCTCAACGAGATGCTCGGGGGATACCTGGAGGACAGGCCCGCCTCCGAGATAGGGATTCTCCTGGTGGGCTTTGAGGAGGCAATACACTTTTTCAACTCGGCAAGCTCGTACGAGGATCTTGCGTCCGTGCAGTGGTTCGGCCCCGCCCCGCTTGCCAACAACGACATACTCTTGGAGGATCCAATCGCGGCCGGGTTCATAGAGGACATCGGGCTCATATCAACCCAGTTTGCGGCCACGGAAAACCCCACGTACGACCACGTCAGGGAGGAGATCACCAAGCAGATTGGCAGGGCCCCCAACACCTATGCGTTCTCTGCGTATGATTCCCTGTGGCTGATCGGCCTGAGCATCCTGCAGGTGCAGTCGGACGACCCCGAGAGGATAAAGGGCGTGCTACACGCGGTGGCCAAGAACTACGGGGGCAGCCTGGGGCCCATATCCCTCAATGAGGCAGGCGACCTGACAGATTCCAACTATGCGCTGTATACCGTCCGCGACGGGGAGTGGATCGTCTACGGGATATACAAGGCCAAGACCGGCGAGATAACCACCTGA
- a CDS encoding short-chain alcohol dehydrogenase (COG1028) has translation MEKVALVTGSSSGIGYETSLALARAGYLVHATMRDTSKGAGLLEAANKEGLKISVSRLDVDEPGGAAETVSRIVKESGRLDVLVNNAGYGIFGSVEDVTIDEFRAQFETNFFGVIRMIQAAAPVMRGQKGGCIVNISSVAGKIGFPGTPAYISSKFALEGLSESLRYELGPHGVSVVIIEPGVIKTNFFDAMKVAAPREGSPYAESTAKVIEGVKMMAQLGTHPRDVAATVAKCVDENVPLPRYIVGNDAAMFLDARRSRTDLEFEEYLKKEIFPS, from the coding sequence ATGGAAAAAGTGGCCCTGGTCACGGGCAGCTCATCGGGTATAGGATACGAGACGTCGCTGGCGCTGGCCCGCGCCGGCTATCTTGTCCATGCCACAATGCGGGACACCTCCAAGGGCGCGGGGCTCCTCGAGGCGGCAAACAAGGAGGGCCTAAAAATCTCGGTCTCCCGCCTGGATGTAGACGAGCCCGGTGGGGCAGCCGAGACGGTCTCCCGGATAGTAAAAGAATCCGGCAGGCTCGACGTGCTGGTGAATAACGCAGGCTATGGAATATTCGGCTCCGTCGAGGATGTCACCATAGACGAGTTCCGGGCCCAGTTTGAGACCAACTTTTTTGGCGTCATAAGGATGATCCAGGCGGCAGCCCCCGTAATGCGGGGCCAGAAGGGCGGCTGCATAGTCAACATAAGCTCGGTGGCAGGCAAGATAGGATTTCCCGGGACCCCTGCGTACATCAGCTCAAAGTTTGCGCTCGAGGGCCTCAGCGAGAGCCTGCGGTACGAGCTCGGGCCCCACGGCGTGAGCGTGGTCATAATAGAGCCCGGCGTGATCAAGACCAACTTTTTTGACGCCATGAAGGTAGCAGCCCCCCGGGAGGGCTCCCCATACGCGGAGTCTACTGCAAAGGTGATAGAGGGCGTAAAGATGATGGCGCAGCTTGGAACACACCCGCGGGATGTGGCCGCGACCGTGGCCAAGTGCGTGGATGAGAACGTGCCGCTCCCCCGGTATATAGTGGGAAATGATGCGGCGATGTTCCTCGATGCGCGCAGGTCCCGGACAGACCTCGAGTTCGAGGAGTATCTAAAAAAGGAGATCTTCCCGTCCTGA